One genomic segment of Virgibacillus doumboii includes these proteins:
- a CDS encoding penicillin acylase family protein: MKEEIYIRPNKKKRSKKKILLLVLGILLAIGVILFLFANAYINRSLAQTEGTIKLPALQNEVTVITDDNGVPHITAENAHDLYMAQGYIQAQGRMFQMEMSRRQASGTLSEVVGEAAVETDKYFRTLGLRRAAEESYEIYSEENKQVLRWFADGVNAYIKQAKEDNSLPIEFTLMGSEPAEWTPIDSLTIGKYMAFDLGGHWERQAFNYYALNNFAEEKAYELFPTYPEDKPTIISEDEVNVAAAFDGAVIPHTFNGSNNWVVSGEKSASGKPLLANDPHLGLATPSIWYQMHLESPEVNVSGVIFAGVPGIILGHNEDIAWGVTNTGPDVQQLYLEKRNPDAPHEFLYEGEWEEAEVIDEPIKVKDGETIDYQVVETRHGPIVSDFANEDMKDTVMSLRWTALDPTTELAAILEINKAANWQEFEEGLEKFLAPAQNFVFASKDGTIAYKANGNIPIYGDGDDALLPLEGWEKENDWKSYIPFDELPTVVNPEKGFIATANNKIVGDKYPYHISNVWAQPYRYERIAEVLEAGDDLTVEDMQDLQMDQKNLQAREFVPMFLEVLQGADLSQNEGLALDLLGKWEYKDGAELAEPLIFHKWMDEIEEVLYKDEIPKDVMELFGGKGQTTDGILREGNDSVWIQENGGMQEVLLTSFKETISQLEDEYGKDLTAWRWGDYHKVYFEHPLSGINPVLEFFFNNEDPMTVGGSSVTPMAASYDSETGIVDHGASWRFVIGMDETNKGYHTVGPGQAGHFKSDWYHDQLDDWVNGKYHVTRIKSADGMELTLTP, translated from the coding sequence CTGAAAGAAGAGATATACATAAGGCCAAATAAGAAAAAACGCAGCAAGAAGAAAATATTATTACTTGTATTGGGAATCTTGCTTGCCATCGGAGTTATTTTATTCCTTTTTGCAAACGCATACATAAACAGGTCGCTTGCACAGACAGAGGGAACAATTAAGCTTCCGGCATTGCAAAATGAAGTTACCGTCATAACCGATGATAATGGTGTACCGCATATTACAGCCGAAAATGCACATGACCTTTATATGGCACAAGGCTACATACAGGCGCAAGGCCGGATGTTCCAGATGGAAATGTCGCGCCGACAGGCTTCAGGCACGCTAAGTGAAGTCGTTGGTGAGGCAGCAGTTGAAACAGATAAATATTTTCGAACGCTCGGATTACGACGGGCGGCAGAGGAGTCTTACGAGATTTATTCGGAGGAAAATAAGCAGGTTTTACGGTGGTTTGCCGATGGTGTGAATGCCTATATCAAGCAGGCAAAAGAAGATAACAGCCTGCCAATCGAATTTACACTTATGGGATCGGAGCCGGCAGAGTGGACACCGATTGATTCGTTGACGATTGGAAAATATATGGCATTTGACCTCGGCGGGCATTGGGAACGTCAGGCGTTTAACTATTATGCGCTGAACAATTTTGCGGAAGAAAAAGCATATGAACTGTTCCCAACATATCCTGAAGACAAGCCGACGATAATAAGTGAAGATGAAGTGAATGTGGCGGCAGCGTTTGATGGTGCTGTCATACCGCATACATTTAATGGCAGTAATAACTGGGTCGTAAGCGGTGAGAAGAGTGCGTCAGGTAAACCGCTCTTGGCAAATGATCCTCACCTGGGACTGGCAACACCATCAATCTGGTACCAGATGCATTTGGAATCACCTGAGGTAAATGTCAGTGGCGTTATTTTCGCAGGTGTTCCCGGGATCATTCTTGGTCATAACGAGGATATTGCCTGGGGTGTGACCAATACGGGACCTGATGTACAGCAGCTTTATTTGGAAAAAAGAAATCCGGATGCCCCGCACGAGTTTTTATATGAGGGCGAATGGGAAGAAGCGGAAGTGATTGATGAGCCGATTAAAGTGAAAGATGGCGAAACGATTGATTATCAGGTTGTTGAAACACGACATGGACCGATTGTTTCTGATTTTGCCAACGAAGATATGAAAGATACGGTCATGTCATTAAGGTGGACGGCATTGGATCCGACGACTGAACTGGCGGCGATTTTAGAAATTAATAAGGCCGCAAACTGGCAGGAGTTTGAGGAAGGTCTGGAAAAATTCCTGGCGCCGGCACAGAACTTTGTGTTTGCTTCAAAAGATGGAACGATTGCCTATAAAGCAAATGGTAATATACCGATTTATGGGGATGGAGATGATGCATTACTGCCGCTGGAAGGCTGGGAAAAGGAAAATGACTGGAAAAGCTACATTCCATTTGACGAACTGCCGACTGTGGTCAATCCTGAAAAAGGATTTATTGCAACTGCAAATAATAAAATAGTCGGTGATAAATATCCGTACCATATCAGTAATGTCTGGGCACAGCCATACCGATATGAGCGGATTGCCGAGGTCCTGGAAGCAGGCGATGATTTGACAGTTGAGGATATGCAGGACTTGCAAATGGATCAGAAGAATTTACAGGCACGGGAGTTTGTGCCGATGTTTTTGGAAGTTTTGCAGGGTGCTGATTTATCGCAGAATGAAGGTCTTGCATTGGATCTTCTGGGCAAATGGGAGTACAAGGATGGCGCTGAACTTGCTGAGCCACTTATTTTCCATAAGTGGATGGATGAAATCGAAGAAGTTCTGTATAAAGATGAAATTCCGAAAGACGTGATGGAGTTGTTCGGCGGAAAAGGACAGACAACCGATGGGATTCTCCGGGAAGGAAATGATTCGGTCTGGATTCAGGAAAACGGCGGCATGCAGGAAGTGCTGCTGACATCATTCAAAGAGACAATCAGCCAGTTGGAAGATGAATATGGTAAGGATCTGACGGCCTGGAGGTGGGGGGATTACCATAAAGTCTACTTTGAGCACCCGTTATCAGGGATTAATCCAGTACTTGAATTCTTTTTCAATAATGAAGATCCGATGACTGTTGGGGGCAGCAGTGTTACACCAATGGCAGCGAGCTATGATTCCGAAACGGGGATTGTTGATCATGGCGCATCGTGGCGATTTGTTATCGGTATGGATGAGACGAATAAAGGCTATCACACCGTTGGACCGGGTCAGGCAGGTCATTTCAAGAGTGATTGGTACCATGACCAGCTGGACGACTGGGTTAATGGTAAGTATCACGTGACCAGGATTAAATCGGCTGATGGTATGGAGTTGACGTTGACACCATAA
- the rfbA gene encoding glucose-1-phosphate thymidylyltransferase RfbA — protein sequence MKGIILAGGSGTRLSPSTDSINKHLLAVFDKPMIYYPLSVLMLGGIKDILIISTPEDKPRFEELLGDGSHLGINLAYMEQREPNGIPEAFILAEYFIGKDDVTLILGDNIFYGQGFTTLFRKALENHRHATIFGCRVKDPERFGVVGFDRNQKVVSLEEKPEEPKSDFAATGLYIYDYHAVRYAKQLPYSDRGELEITDLNKRYLNKNKLDVELLGRGFAWMDAGTHESLFEASEFVKITQQRQGFKLACLEEIAYYMGYISREALFEKGKAMEKNDYGKYLLEIANRKHTEQYWDAIDQNPTLGLVEHE from the coding sequence ATGAAAGGTATAATACTCGCCGGCGGGAGCGGAACGAGACTGTCACCAAGCACTGACAGTATCAATAAACATCTGCTTGCAGTCTTTGATAAACCGATGATTTATTACCCGCTTTCTGTTCTCATGCTAGGCGGCATCAAAGATATTTTGATAATCAGCACGCCTGAAGATAAACCGAGATTCGAGGAACTGCTTGGTGATGGCAGCCACCTGGGTATCAACCTGGCATATATGGAGCAGCGTGAACCAAACGGCATTCCTGAAGCGTTTATCCTTGCTGAATATTTTATTGGCAAAGACGATGTCACCCTGATACTTGGAGATAATATTTTTTACGGTCAGGGGTTTACGACGCTATTTAGAAAAGCCCTTGAAAACCATCGTCACGCAACCATTTTCGGATGTCGGGTGAAAGATCCCGAACGATTCGGGGTCGTCGGGTTTGACCGCAACCAAAAAGTAGTTTCCCTGGAAGAAAAACCAGAAGAACCGAAATCCGATTTTGCCGCAACAGGCTTATATATTTATGATTACCACGCGGTAAGGTATGCCAAACAACTTCCTTACTCGGATCGGGGCGAACTGGAGATCACTGATTTAAATAAACGGTATTTAAATAAAAATAAACTGGATGTTGAGTTATTGGGCAGAGGCTTTGCCTGGATGGATGCCGGCACACATGAATCACTTTTCGAAGCATCCGAATTTGTTAAAATCACCCAGCAGCGTCAGGGGTTCAAGCTTGCCTGTCTGGAGGAAATCGCCTATTACATGGGATACATTTCCCGGGAAGCATTATTTGAGAAAGGAAAAGCCATGGAAAAGAACGATTACGGAAAATACCTCCTGGAAATTGCCAACCGGAAACATACCGAGCAGTATTGGGATGCGATTGATCAAAATCCAACGTTGGGACTGGTTGAACATGAATAA
- a CDS encoding EamA family transporter has protein sequence MGYFYIFGTIFFTVYGQLVLKWKIDQQGNLPSAWTEKFVFLIQLLFNPWILSGFLSAFVASLFWMAAMTKFNISYAYPFMSLSFVLVFLLSVFLFHDPVTVQKMVGLALIVAGIVVTSQSL, from the coding sequence ATGGGATATTTCTACATTTTCGGAACGATATTTTTTACCGTTTACGGACAGCTGGTGCTGAAATGGAAAATTGACCAGCAGGGAAACCTCCCGTCAGCATGGACAGAAAAATTTGTGTTCCTGATTCAGTTACTATTTAATCCGTGGATCCTGTCAGGCTTTCTTTCGGCATTTGTCGCATCCCTTTTTTGGATGGCAGCAATGACGAAATTTAACATCAGCTATGCCTATCCTTTCATGAGTTTATCATTCGTTCTGGTATTTCTGCTGTCAGTCTTTTTGTTCCATGATCCGGTAACAGTTCAGAAAATGGTGGGATTGGCACTGATCGTGGCGGGAATTGTTGTCACAAGCCAATCATTATAA
- a CDS encoding glycosyltransferase family 2 protein, with protein sequence MGKSYPMISVVIPVYGCETCLVELCTRVKHTIEKISALYEILLINDASPDNAWDTIKHLNEQDSRIRGIDLARNFGQHYAITAGLDHTAGDWIVVMDCDLQDKPEEIQTLYEKAQEGYEVVFGNRVERQDNWFKRKTSKLFYRVYDYLTGRTSDHTIANFSISSKKVVDSFRKMREQNRFFPLFIQWMGFKTGTVQVEHNSRKQGETSYNFKKLITLATDAIISQSNKPLRLSIQFGFLVSLVSFLYGIYLFGRYFFLAEPVQGWTSVMVSIYFIGGLIFFNFGVLGLYLGKVFNETKARPLYLIRETTEDTDERS encoded by the coding sequence ATGGGAAAAAGTTACCCAATGATTTCGGTTGTCATTCCTGTCTACGGGTGTGAAACATGCTTGGTTGAGCTTTGCACCCGTGTAAAACATACGATTGAAAAAATCTCAGCCCTATATGAAATACTTTTAATTAATGATGCGAGCCCGGACAATGCCTGGGACACTATCAAACACCTAAATGAACAAGATTCCCGGATCAGAGGAATTGATCTGGCCAGGAACTTCGGTCAGCATTACGCAATTACTGCCGGTCTTGACCATACTGCCGGTGACTGGATTGTTGTCATGGACTGTGATTTACAGGATAAGCCGGAAGAAATCCAAACGTTATATGAAAAAGCGCAGGAAGGATATGAAGTTGTTTTTGGAAACCGAGTTGAACGGCAGGATAACTGGTTTAAACGAAAAACCTCGAAGCTTTTTTACCGTGTCTACGATTATCTGACCGGACGCACCTCAGACCACACCATTGCCAACTTCAGCATCAGTTCCAAAAAAGTGGTTGACAGTTTCCGGAAGATGCGTGAACAGAACCGCTTCTTCCCGCTTTTTATTCAATGGATGGGCTTCAAAACCGGCACTGTTCAAGTAGAACATAACTCCAGAAAACAGGGGGAAACATCCTATAATTTTAAAAAATTGATTACCCTGGCAACGGATGCAATCATTTCCCAATCCAATAAGCCGTTACGCTTATCGATTCAGTTCGGCTTTTTAGTATCACTGGTTTCCTTTCTTTACGGAATCTATTTATTTGGCAGGTACTTTTTCCTTGCCGAGCCTGTTCAGGGGTGGACCAGTGTCATGGTCTCCATCTATTTTATCGGCGGTCTGATTTTCTTTAATTTTGGTGTTCTTGGTCTTTATTTAGGAAAGGTATTTAACGAGACAAAGGCAAGACCGCTTTATTTGATTCGTGAAACGACAGAAGATACGGATGAACGGAGTTGA
- the rfbB gene encoding dTDP-glucose 4,6-dehydratase translates to MNKTILVTGGAGFIGSNFIKHFIKKYPEYQLVNVDKLTYAGSTDKLRNVEHLENYHFIQGDLADDTVVNDIFSDYDIDGVIHFAAESHVDRSIENASSFIDSNVTGTANLLQAARESWEKKGELATRRFHHISTDEVYGTLGADGKFHEQTPYDPRNPYSASKAGANMLVKSFGHTYGMNVIISSSSNNYGPGQHEEKLIPTIISKALQDQPIPIYGDGKNVRDWLYVGDHCRALDCIFHQSEPMETYNVGGGNEKRNIEIAMTVCDILDHLIPGYHSYKELVMFTEDRLGHDRRYAVDDTKLKTELGWEPVVELEAGLKNTVEWYVNQWEKVTQ, encoded by the coding sequence ATGAATAAAACAATCCTTGTAACAGGTGGTGCCGGATTTATCGGCTCCAACTTCATTAAACATTTTATAAAAAAGTACCCGGAATATCAGCTCGTCAACGTTGATAAGCTGACATATGCCGGATCGACTGATAAGTTACGTAACGTTGAACATCTCGAAAACTACCATTTTATTCAAGGTGACCTTGCTGATGATACAGTCGTAAATGATATTTTTTCAGATTACGATATTGATGGTGTCATTCATTTCGCTGCCGAGTCGCACGTTGACAGGTCAATCGAAAATGCATCTTCCTTCATTGATTCGAATGTAACCGGAACCGCCAATCTGCTTCAGGCCGCCCGTGAATCATGGGAGAAGAAAGGTGAACTTGCAACAAGACGGTTTCATCATATTTCAACGGATGAAGTGTACGGCACACTCGGCGCGGACGGAAAATTTCATGAACAAACCCCATATGACCCGCGTAACCCATACAGTGCATCAAAGGCAGGTGCCAACATGCTCGTAAAAAGTTTTGGCCACACATATGGAATGAATGTCATTATTTCCAGCAGTTCCAACAATTACGGTCCCGGACAACACGAGGAAAAGCTCATTCCTACCATTATTTCTAAAGCGCTGCAGGATCAGCCAATCCCGATTTATGGTGATGGCAAAAATGTCCGTGATTGGCTTTACGTCGGGGATCATTGCCGGGCACTGGATTGTATTTTTCATCAGTCAGAACCAATGGAGACTTACAACGTTGGCGGTGGAAATGAAAAGCGAAATATCGAAATCGCCATGACAGTCTGTGATATTCTGGACCATCTGATACCCGGATACCACAGCTATAAAGAATTGGTTATGTTTACGGAAGATCGCCTTGGTCATGACCGCCGATATGCGGTTGATGATACAAAGCTGAAAACTGAATTGGGCTGGGAGCCGGTTGTGGAATTGGAAGCAGGATTAAAAAACACGGTTGAATGGTATGTGAACCAATGGGAAAAAGTTACCCAATGA
- the rffA gene encoding dTDP-4-amino-4,6-dideoxygalactose transaminase: MIPFNKPCVIGEEASAMQEAIAYSKLSGNGPFGEYCTDWMEERLGCEKAILTPSCTAALEMTALLTEVDAGDEVIMPSYTFVSTANAFALREASIRFVDTEKETMNISAAAVEAAVTERTKAIVVVHYAGVSCDMDAIMDIADRYGLWVIEDAAQALLSTYKGKQLGTIGHFSTISFHETKNHTCGEGGALIINHPESIERAEILQEKGTNRNQFHRGTVDKYTWRDVGSSFLLNDLSAAYLHVQLENADHINDDRMHTWNQYYQNLHTLEDISVPYIPLYCEHNAHMFYIKTTRQQEIIDYLNDRGIMAVTHYVPLHSSHAGKKFGAFIGADHNTTSESEKIVRLPLYFGMGEEEVNHVVKAVHDFFKA; the protein is encoded by the coding sequence ATGATTCCATTTAACAAACCGTGTGTAATTGGTGAGGAAGCATCAGCAATGCAGGAGGCAATCGCATATTCGAAGCTCTCCGGCAATGGACCTTTTGGCGAGTATTGTACCGACTGGATGGAAGAGCGGCTGGGTTGTGAAAAAGCTATTTTGACGCCCTCCTGTACAGCGGCACTTGAAATGACTGCACTGTTGACGGAAGTGGATGCTGGTGATGAAGTCATCATGCCATCCTATACCTTTGTTTCGACCGCAAATGCCTTTGCATTACGAGAAGCATCCATCCGTTTTGTTGATACCGAGAAAGAAACGATGAACATCTCAGCAGCTGCTGTGGAAGCAGCTGTTACAGAACGGACAAAGGCAATTGTCGTTGTTCATTATGCCGGTGTGTCCTGTGACATGGACGCAATCATGGACATCGCTGACCGCTATGGGCTTTGGGTTATAGAAGATGCAGCCCAGGCGTTATTGAGCACATATAAAGGAAAACAGCTTGGCACCATCGGTCATTTCAGTACGATCAGCTTTCACGAAACGAAAAATCATACGTGCGGAGAAGGTGGTGCACTAATTATCAACCACCCCGAATCCATTGAACGTGCCGAAATTTTACAGGAAAAAGGAACAAACCGGAACCAATTTCATCGTGGTACAGTTGATAAATATACATGGCGTGATGTCGGCTCATCATTTTTGCTGAACGATTTAAGTGCGGCATACCTGCACGTGCAGCTGGAAAACGCTGATCACATTAATGATGACCGAATGCACACGTGGAATCAATATTATCAAAACCTTCATACACTTGAGGACATCTCGGTTCCATATATTCCATTATACTGTGAGCATAATGCACACATGTTTTATATAAAAACAACCCGGCAGCAGGAGATTATTGACTATCTGAATGACCGCGGCATCATGGCCGTAACACATTACGTTCCTCTGCATTCGTCACATGCAGGAAAAAAGTTCGGGGCTTTTATTGGCGCAGATCATAACACAACATCTGAAAGTGAAAAAATAGTCCGGTTGCCATTATATTTTGGAATGGGGGAAGAGGAAGTCAATCATGTGGTCAAAGCTGTTCACGACTTTTTCAAAGCATAA
- a CDS encoding GNAT family N-acetyltransferase, with translation MEFLRETPWDKRNFNIDTYEVLSPTEEALKETNKYDGHYTIKVQPLENPELLLNHGFYYMDTLIEPECKKENLQVFNKEGISISNDYEPSEINRIAEEAFIHGRFHRDFNIPNNLADLRYRNWVKDLQEKNLIFALMYEGDTAGFFAYENDKVLLLGIKEEYRSRGLAKAYTSQGCAEQFKLGYSELRTSISAANVASLNLFYSLGFRLKNTVDVYHKLTGPGV, from the coding sequence ATGGAATTTTTACGGGAAACGCCATGGGATAAACGCAATTTTAACATCGACACCTATGAAGTACTTTCCCCGACGGAAGAGGCACTAAAGGAAACCAATAAATACGATGGTCATTACACCATAAAGGTCCAACCGCTGGAAAATCCGGAACTCCTTCTCAATCACGGGTTTTACTACATGGACACGTTAATCGAACCGGAGTGTAAAAAGGAAAATTTACAGGTATTTAATAAAGAGGGCATATCGATTTCAAATGATTATGAGCCATCAGAAATAAATCGGATTGCAGAAGAAGCATTCATTCACGGCCGCTTCCACCGTGATTTTAATATACCAAATAACCTGGCTGATCTGCGTTATAGGAATTGGGTAAAAGATCTGCAGGAAAAGAATTTGATTTTTGCACTCATGTATGAAGGGGATACAGCTGGTTTTTTCGCATACGAAAATGACAAAGTCCTCCTCCTTGGAATCAAAGAGGAATACCGGAGCAGAGGACTGGCAAAGGCATACACCAGTCAGGGATGTGCCGAGCAGTTTAAACTAGGCTACAGTGAGCTTAGAACATCAATTTCAGCGGCAAATGTCGCTTCATTGAACCTGTTTTACTCCCTCGGATTCCGCTTGAAAAATACCGTTGATGTGTATCACAAACTGACCGGTCCGGGCGTGTAG
- a CDS encoding chemotaxis protein — protein MSQKIAVLVLHGAGTPDRSFADKMIERISKRFVKATGVERAELEFEPVFWSAVFEGEQEELWGNLQRDADLDFVRLRRFVIEFLSDAVAYQPTNTGGQNYDKVHTLVAKSIRKLKERAGHKAPLCVISHSLGSVVASNYFYDLQFRRENIGVETRKCTNQTPIEQCETLALFYTLGSPMALWSMRYIDFGSPIAVPAPGVERLYPGISGEWLNFYDKDDVLAYPLKGLNDAYNRAVTKDVGVNAGGLLTSWNPLSHMKYDTDDAVIESIVYGLVNVWKVVNGAKK, from the coding sequence ATGTCCCAGAAAATTGCTGTGTTGGTATTGCATGGAGCGGGAACACCTGATAGGAGCTTTGCCGATAAAATGATTGAGCGGATTTCGAAGAGGTTTGTGAAAGCTACAGGAGTTGAGCGTGCAGAACTGGAGTTTGAACCTGTATTCTGGTCAGCGGTGTTTGAGGGGGAACAGGAGGAACTTTGGGGAAATCTTCAGCGTGACGCGGATCTGGATTTCGTCAGGCTGCGTCGGTTTGTGATTGAATTTTTATCTGATGCGGTAGCATATCAGCCGACAAATACAGGTGGGCAGAATTATGATAAAGTCCATACGCTTGTTGCCAAATCAATCCGGAAATTAAAAGAACGGGCAGGGCATAAAGCACCGCTCTGTGTAATAAGTCATAGTCTTGGTTCCGTCGTTGCGAGCAATTATTTTTATGATTTACAGTTCAGACGGGAAAATATTGGAGTTGAGACAAGAAAGTGCACCAACCAGACACCGATTGAGCAATGTGAGACATTAGCATTATTTTATACACTGGGAAGTCCGATGGCATTATGGTCGATGCGGTACATTGATTTTGGCTCACCAATTGCCGTTCCTGCACCGGGAGTTGAGCGACTTTATCCGGGCATCAGTGGAGAGTGGCTGAATTTTTATGATAAGGATGATGTTCTGGCATATCCGCTGAAAGGGCTGAATGATGCATATAATCGTGCTGTGACGAAGGATGTGGGAGTTAATGCCGGTGGTCTTTTAACAAGCTGGAACCCGCTTTCTCATATGAAATATGATACGGATGACGCGGTAATTGAATCGATTGTTTACGGACTTGTTAACGTTTGGAAAGTGGTTAACGGCGCAAAAAAATAG